In Desmospora profundinema, the sequence TCCCGACTCCCGATCGATAAACACTTTGTCCCGGAATGTCGCATAATTGGTCGTCTTGGCACCCACGTCGACAATGCGGACCAGACCCATCCGGGGGGCGGAGAAGAAAGCCCCTCCCCCTTCAATGGTGGCATACACCGACTCCACATAAAAACTGCGTTCCTTTCCATTGAGCCGAACGGTATGGGGGCCTTCCAGCAACCGCTTAATCGCCTTTTGTTCCACATCCGTGAAATTGCCGATGGGAAGACCGGTAACCAGAATGACATTTCCCTTCGCCTCCGCCAAGTGCAGGGCCGTCATTGTCAAGATCAAGGTCTCCTCCACCGCCTTGGAGTCCTGCATGGCTTGACGCGTAAATTCACCTTCCCGTTCTGCCAGCTTTCCAACAAACCACCGCCTGCCCAAGTACTCCAGTTCAATATCACCGGATAGTTCATGCCGGTAGTTTCGTTGACGCCACCCACTCACCTTGCTCGGAAACAAAAATGATTTTCCCTCCGTAATCACTTTGACATAACTTCTTCCACAATCCACCGCCACTATCATGCCGCATCCCTCCGACACATATATACGCTTTTTCTCGTTTCAATATGAAGGAAGCATCTGTACATGGGATGGGACCTTCAGTGGCAAACTGAGAAACCAAAGACGGTCGCGGATGAAGGAGCGAACACTTCGAATGACAACCAAACGTTGGATCTACCGTTTTATTGGATGGTTTTTGCTTATCCTCGGCATCCTGGGTATGGTGTTACCGGTGCTTCATGGATTCACTTTTTTTGTCATCGGTCTTCTGATCCTGTCCAAATCAAGCCCTTGGGCCCGTCGCTTGTTACAGAAGGTGGAGACCCGCTATCCCAAGCTTGCCGAACAAGTGGAGAAATGGCGAAACCATCCCCGCCTCAAACGAATGATGCCCTAAAGGGAACAGGCGGACCAGTCAATCCCACAGCAAAAGCCGCCAGGAAAGCGGCTTTTTGGTATCATTCATCGACTCTCATACCAGTCAATGGGTCATTTTAAGTTTTTATTCTATGGAAATGAATCTTTTTTCAAATGGAACATACAATGGCTGTCAAATTAACGATATTATCTATAGATAATATGAACAGCCCCCGAGCTTGTGGGCTGTTGGTTATGAAAAAGCCTGGATCGGCAGCACTCACCTCCCGATCACTTCACCCGTGCAACCCCCAAGCCGTCACCAATGGTCCAAACCATCGCATCCAAGCGGGGATCCTGCAACAACAAGTCATGGGTCCGCCGCAATCCCTCCACATCCGGATCGTTTTCGCTTTCATCAAAGATGCGATCGGAGAAAAACAGGTTGTCCAGAATGATCAGGGCACCCGGCTCCGCCAGTTGGATCGCCTGCTCCAGATAAAAGGGATACCCTTTCTTGTCGGCATCGATAAAAAAGAAATCAAACCGTTCCCCCGCCTCACGGAGTGCAACCATACTCTCCCTGGCGTCCCCGATCCGGTATTGCACTTGATCGGACAAACCCGCTTTAGCCACGTTCTCCTCCGCAAAGGATGCATGCTTCGGTTCCAGCTCCAACGATAAAAGCCGTCCTTCTTTCGGCAAGGCTCGCCCCATCCAAATGGCGCTGTATCCCCCAAGACCGCCCACTTCAAGGATCCGCTTGGCGCCGGAGAAGCCGACCAACCAGTTTAAGGTGCGTCCCACTTCCGACGGGACGGAAATTTGAGGGATTCCCCGTTCCTCCAGTCCTGTATGGATGGAACGCAACACATCATCCTCATGAATATATCGCTCACGTACATATTGGCTTCGGTCCATTCAATCGGCTCCTTTCTAACGGTTCGGACTTAGATGTTGTGTCCATCCTTTTCTCCTGCTTCTCTTTTCATATACGTTGCCGTTACGGCCAAAACCTTTTTTGCCGGCAGGTCGGATCAAAGTTTTTTTGCAGCATACAAAAAAACCGCCGCATTCACCGCGGCGGTTGTTGTGGAGCGGATGACGGGAATCGAACCCGCGTTACCAGCTTGGGAAGCTGGTGTTCTACCATTGAACTACATCCGCACATCAAGTTGTTCAAATGATGACGAAAATCATCTTATCACGGAAAAAAGAAAAAAGCAAGCGTTTGTTCCATAAAAAAACCGCCCCATAGGGGCGGTTTCATCCGACAAACGGATCAACCTTTGCCTAAAAACCCGCGATGGGAGCGATGAAAGCGGTCAGGATAATGGAGACGGCCCCGAGGCCAACCGCCCACACACCTAATCGGTTTCCACGGCGGGCACTGATAATACCCAGGACGATCGCAGCAGGCCCTAACAGGAAGGGAACCATAAAAAAGGAGAGCACGGACAGAACCAGACTGAAAATACCCATGCCCCGGCCCGCATCCCTGGTTTCGGGGGATCGATCATCCCGTTCCCGCTCGCGTTCAATGGGTCCGGCAACGGGAGCCACCTCGGTTGCAGCCTCCACATCTCCGTATCCCCTGTGCTCATCAGCGGGAAACGCCTCACGGGCATCCAGGATTCGGTCATCCCGGTGCTCCGCCATGGCTTCTTCGCCAAACTCCACGTCATCGGCCGCATCCATCAGGCCGGGAACCCTCACGAGGTCGACTGCACCGGGTTCGTCGGCAAATTCCACTTCATCCGCCGCACGGTCGATGCCGGCTTCGTTACCGCGACGCGGTTGATGGTTGCGGTTGTTCTTCTTTTTCTTTTTATGATGCGCCATGAATCATGCCTCCCCTCTGACGGGTTGCCATTAGTATGCGCATCCACTCTTCCCACGATCATGTCAGTTTACACCAACTACAGCCCATGAGGAGGGTCCTTTGCACTCAAGAACAACGGTCTCTGCCGGGGCACTTTTCGTTTCCCGGGCTCGTGGGTGATCAGTGGATCAGATTCGTCCTAGTCCGGATGGGTTATTTGCCCCTTTACGCCTTGTTTGTCCGAAAAACCGGTGCTAAGATGAAATCGTTAAACGTAACGGAAAAAGCCTGATTCTCTTGTGAATCGAAACATGTTGACCGTTATGATTAACCGGACACTTCGGAAAAAATGATCAGCCGAAGCCGCTCGGAGAAAAGCCGCCATGCCTGTATAGATGAATAAAAAATCATGAATCGAACCCGTATTATGGACACCAGGGAGAGGATCGCATGGAGTGGAAAAACCTATTTCGCGGGCTGATTATGGGGATCAGTGACTTGATTCCGGGTGTAAGTGGAGGGACAATCGCCGTCATCCTCGGTTTTTATGATCGATTACTCGGAGCAGTCAGCGGTTTCTTCAGCAAAGATTGGAAACAACATATCGGGTTTTTGCTTCCTTTGGCTATGGGAATGGGTACGGCATTGGTACTATTGAGCCGTCTTATTCATTATTTGCTCGAACACCATTTTGTGCCGACTCAATTTTTTTTCATGGGCTTGATTCTCGGAGTGATTCCTTATCTGGTAAAACGGGTGGATGCAAAACATAATTTTGCTTTCCGTCATTGGATTATTCTCCTCATTGCTGCCGTTCTGATCGCTTCCATGGTCTTCGTCAACCCCGACCGATCGGCGGAACCGATGACAACCTTATCGTTCTTCTCTGTTTTGGGCTTATTTTTTTCCGGTTGGCTTGCCAGTATGGCCATGTTACTGCCGGGAATCAGCGGTTCGTTAGTGTTGCTTCTTCTCGGCGTCTATTCAACGGCCATTCACGCTCTGTCAACCCTGAACCTTCCACTGATTGCCATCATCGGATCCGGGGTAGCCGTCGGTTTTATCGTGAGCAGTAAATCCATTCGGTATTTACTTGCCCGATATCCTCACATGATGTATGCCCTTATCATCGGTCTGATCATTGGTTCCACCTTCGTTGTTTTTCCAGGATTTGCGCCGGATTTTGGCACAATGGTGGCCAGTATCATCACGTTTGGATCGGGTCTGGGTCTTACCACCTTTTTCAGTGCAAAAAACAAGGGCTAACCAACCCCCGTTTTTAAAATAAAGAAAAGCAGCCCCCCAAGATCCTTTCAAGCTTGGGGGGCTGCTTTGGTTTTATCGATTACTCTTCAATCTCCACATATTTATAATCGTTGGGACCCACGATGTGGCGCAGGACTCCTTTCACGTTTTCCTGTTCCAGAATGACATTATTATAGTAAAAGAGTGGGAACATGGGCACTTCTTCCATTAACCGTTCTTCGGCTTCATGTAAAAGCTCCATCCGCTTGGCCTCGTCATTTTCCCCGTTGGCGTTCCGGAGCAGTTGGTCGTATGTTTTGTTACTCCAGCCGGTTCGGTTCATCGGATGGCCGGTGGTGAAGCTTTCCAAGTAGTTGTAGGGATCGTTATAGTCGGGCAAAAAGCTGGAACGGGACAGGGAATAATCCAGTCCCTTCTGCTCGTCGAAAAAGACACCCACTTCCCGCGCCTGCAATCCCACTTCTACTCCCAGGTGTTCCCGGTACATCTCCTGGATCGCTTCGGCCACTTTTTTGTGCTGGTCATCCTTGTTATAGAGGATCTCCACTTTGGGAAGTTCATCCCATCCTTCTTCTTTCATTCCTTCTTCCAGCAATGTTTTGGCTTGTTCAAACTGGGCGTCCTGCAACACTTCCTTTCCGCTTGCACGAAAATCGCCGGATTCGGTTACCGTGCCGGGGGAGACAAAACCCAACGCAATCCGCTGTTGCTTTTCCGTTACCTGATCCACGATCGCTTGGCGGTCCACCGCCATCGCGAAGGCTTGACGCACTTTTTTGTTGGTAAACGGCTCCTTTGTCGTGTTGAAACGGTAAAACTCCAACCCGGAAGCATCCTCTACCCGCGCCTCCCCTTTCTCAATAAGGGAACCCATCAGATCGGGGGGAGCATCTCCCAAATGCAGCTCTCCTTTCTTAAATTGTTGGTAAATGGTGGTTTTATCCTCGATCATCGACCATTCGATCCCGCCCAGCTTGACCGCATCTGAATCGTGATAATGCTCGTTTTTAACCGCCACGATCTTGTTTTTATGTTTCCAATCCTTCATCGCGAAGGGACCGTTGCTGATATACCCGTCGGCTTCGGCAAAGGGTTGTGCCTCCCCTTCCACACTGGCTTGATGAACCGGTGAAAAGGTTGTGTAGGCGGTCAGCTCTTCAAAGAAAGGAGTGGGTTGTTCCAGTTCCACCACCAATGTCCGCTCGTCTTCTGCCTTTACCCCTACCTCATCCACCTCGGCTTTTCCAGCGTTATACGCTTCCCCGTTTTTAATGAAATACATCAGGAAAGCCGCTCCTGAAGCCGTGTCGGGATCCAGAACGCGTTTCCAGGCATACTCAAAATCCCCGGCCGTCACAGGATCACCGTTGGACCATTTCAACCCGTCCCGCAGCGTAAAGGTGTAAGTGAGACCATCCTCCGACTTTTCCACTTTTTCTGCAGCCGCCGGCTGAGTCTGGTCATTTTCATCCAAACGTGTCAGCCCCTCAAACAGGTTGTGCACCACTTGCATCGAATTGGAGTCAAACGCTTGTGCCGGATCCAGCGATGTCGGCTCCCCGGTGCCCAGGTTCAGCTTTAAGATCTGGCCGCCATTGGCATCCGTGTCGGAATTACCCCCACCACAGGCATTCAAAAGCAGACTGATCAACAAAATGAATACCAGCGATCCCCATCCGCCCTTTTTCATTCCAGTCGCCCCCTCATCCATTGGTTTTCCTTGTATGCCTATCCCGCACAAGTCTCACCAAAAAGTCACTTTGTCCCCAGATCTTGTTGCATGATTAGCATATGTTCGAATTTTCGAGATCAGACAAACAAACTCCTTCCTTTGCGTTAGAATTAAAAGAGGATAGGGAATATTTCAATAATAAGGAGGGTTTCCATGACGATTCAAATGGCAAAGTACCCCGTCGTCCACGTATGGCGGAGTCCCCAAGCCCCCCGGGAAATCGACCGGCCGGTGTGCATGGATCCGCCCGACTTGGCCGCCTGGTTGCATAAGATGAAAACAGAAGACCGGAAAGGGTTGGGCGGTCGGCTGGATACGCAGCTTCTCCTCGGTGAGCCGGTCCGGGTATTGCAGGAAGAAGACGGCTGGTTCCAGGTGGTGGTACCGGACCAACCGACCCATCTGGATGAAAGAGGATACCCCGGCTGGGTTCCATCCACACATTTGATCGACCATCCCGATTACAGTCGGGCTTGGACAAAAGGTCCCCTTGTCCATGTCACCGCCACCACCAGCCGGCTTTGCCGCGCGGATGGATCGATCCTTTTCTTAAGCTATATGACCCGACTTCCCCGAGTGGGTGAACAAGACGGCGATGTCTGGGTTCTCACGCCCGACGGCAAAACAGGACTGCTGCCGGCAGCGGATGTCATCACTGCTTCGCAGTTGCCCGTTACGGACCCCGCAACACGGATCGACGACGCCCAGCGCTTTTTGGGATTGCCGTATTTATGGGCAGGAATGTCCTCCTTTGGTTTCGACTGCTCCGGTTTTATGTATCGCCTCTTTCAAGCAGGAGGCATTCGCATTCCCCGAGACGCCCATGATCAATTTCATTCGGGCCGTCCCATTCCTGCAAAAAAACTGGCCGCTGGTGATCTCGTCTTTTTTGCCCATGAACAGGGAACGGGCGTGATCCACCATGTCGGAATGATGGTGGACCACACCCGTTTCATCCATTCTCCCCGGAGCGGCTTTCCGGTGCGCATCAATCGATTGACGGAAGAACCGTATCATGGGGAATGCTGTGGAGGAGCACGTTATGAAAAACCGTGACGGTTAGGCATAGATCTGTCCGACACGCCGCTCTACCGTTTCGACGTAAAAATTGCCTTCCTCATACGCCAGCATGTTCTCGGCAAAGCCATTCTACAAACTGATCCTGGAGCCTCTCCCCGTGTTCATCCTCCAAAAGTCCATTGATCAACAGGGAAAAAATCGCCACCACTGCGCCCCCATCCCGCAAAAGATACCCGGTTAACGAGCGAACGCCTGTCAGGGAACCGGTCTTGGCCGCTACCGCCATCGGTGCGGAAAGTGGCGGGCGCCTCTCCAGCGTGCCGCTTATTCCCCAACGGGCCAAGCTGTCCATCCATTCTTTCCGATGGGGTAAGTCTAACCGGCGACGCATCCAGGATGCCAATGCTCGAGGGGTGACGGCGTTATAGGGCGACAGACCGGAGCCATCAGTTTGGCGGGCCGGGGGTTCCACACCCAGCTCACGCCAATGATTAGAGAGTGTTTCCAGCCCCCGCGCGTGGGAGAAGACACCGTTATGATCCCGTCCCACTGTTCGCAGCAAGATTTCCGCGGTCAGATTATCACTGTCCCCGTTGACCCGAGAGAGGAACGCGGTCAGCGGGTACGAAGACTGGATCCATTCATTCGTTACCTGACGGTAGGGCTCAAAGCGGATCCGGGGATCCCTATCCACCTGGATTCCCGCCTTGCGGCACATACGGGTCAACCCTTCGACGAAAAAATGCGGGCCCGAAGCCACCGCCCCTTCTACATGCGGCTCATCCTTTGAAAGCGTTCCTTGAAGGAAAAAGTGATTGGTATCTCGCTTCCTTCGGACCTTCACATCCGTTGGACGGGTGGAATCCCAACACACATCGGCATCCAACCCAATCTGAGCACCCTC encodes:
- a CDS encoding O-methyltransferase; translation: MDRSQYVRERYIHEDDVLRSIHTGLEERGIPQISVPSEVGRTLNWLVGFSGAKRILEVGGLGGYSAIWMGRALPKEGRLLSLELEPKHASFAEENVAKAGLSDQVQYRIGDARESMVALREAGERFDFFFIDADKKGYPFYLEQAIQLAEPGALIILDNLFFSDRIFDESENDPDVEGLRRTHDLLLQDPRLDAMVWTIGDGLGVARVK
- a CDS encoding ParM/StbA family protein, with the protein product MIVAVDCGRSYVKVITEGKSFLFPSKVSGWRQRNYRHELSGDIELEYLGRRWFVGKLAEREGEFTRQAMQDSKAVEETLILTMTALHLAEAKGNVILVTGLPIGNFTDVEQKAIKRLLEGPHTVRLNGKERSFYVESVYATIEGGGAFFSAPRMGLVRIVDVGAKTTNYATFRDKVFIDRESGTLPIGWETVKVTNLKEMADLIASTVSKTWGNHDIVMLVGGMARKLEPFIQDHFRHAFSLEEPQMANVRGYYEVGKAMIR
- a CDS encoding C40 family peptidase, which translates into the protein MTIQMAKYPVVHVWRSPQAPREIDRPVCMDPPDLAAWLHKMKTEDRKGLGGRLDTQLLLGEPVRVLQEEDGWFQVVVPDQPTHLDERGYPGWVPSTHLIDHPDYSRAWTKGPLVHVTATTSRLCRADGSILFLSYMTRLPRVGEQDGDVWVLTPDGKTGLLPAADVITASQLPVTDPATRIDDAQRFLGLPYLWAGMSSFGFDCSGFMYRLFQAGGIRIPRDAHDQFHSGRPIPAKKLAAGDLVFFAHEQGTGVIHHVGMMVDHTRFIHSPRSGFPVRINRLTEEPYHGECCGGARYEKP
- a CDS encoding DUF454 family protein, producing MTTKRWIYRFIGWFLLILGILGMVLPVLHGFTFFVIGLLILSKSSPWARRLLQKVETRYPKLAEQVEKWRNHPRLKRMMP
- a CDS encoding peptide ABC transporter substrate-binding protein → MKKGGWGSLVFILLISLLLNACGGGNSDTDANGGQILKLNLGTGEPTSLDPAQAFDSNSMQVVHNLFEGLTRLDENDQTQPAAAEKVEKSEDGLTYTFTLRDGLKWSNGDPVTAGDFEYAWKRVLDPDTASGAAFLMYFIKNGEAYNAGKAEVDEVGVKAEDERTLVVELEQPTPFFEELTAYTTFSPVHQASVEGEAQPFAEADGYISNGPFAMKDWKHKNKIVAVKNEHYHDSDAVKLGGIEWSMIEDKTTIYQQFKKGELHLGDAPPDLMGSLIEKGEARVEDASGLEFYRFNTTKEPFTNKKVRQAFAMAVDRQAIVDQVTEKQQRIALGFVSPGTVTESGDFRASGKEVLQDAQFEQAKTLLEEGMKEEGWDELPKVEILYNKDDQHKKVAEAIQEMYREHLGVEVGLQAREVGVFFDEQKGLDYSLSRSSFLPDYNDPYNYLESFTTGHPMNRTGWSNKTYDQLLRNANGENDEAKRMELLHEAEERLMEEVPMFPLFYYNNVILEQENVKGVLRHIVGPNDYKYVEIEE
- a CDS encoding DUF368 domain-containing protein encodes the protein MEWKNLFRGLIMGISDLIPGVSGGTIAVILGFYDRLLGAVSGFFSKDWKQHIGFLLPLAMGMGTALVLLSRLIHYLLEHHFVPTQFFFMGLILGVIPYLVKRVDAKHNFAFRHWIILLIAAVLIASMVFVNPDRSAEPMTTLSFFSVLGLFFSGWLASMAMLLPGISGSLVLLLLGVYSTAIHALSTLNLPLIAIIGSGVAVGFIVSSKSIRYLLARYPHMMYALIIGLIIGSTFVVFPGFAPDFGTMVASIITFGSGLGLTTFFSAKNKG
- a CDS encoding DUF4190 domain-containing protein translates to MAHHKKKKKNNRNHQPRRGNEAGIDRAADEVEFADEPGAVDLVRVPGLMDAADDVEFGEEAMAEHRDDRILDAREAFPADEHRGYGDVEAATEVAPVAGPIERERERDDRSPETRDAGRGMGIFSLVLSVLSFFMVPFLLGPAAIVLGIISARRGNRLGVWAVGLGAVSIILTAFIAPIAGF
- the dacB gene encoding D-alanyl-D-alanine carboxypeptidase/D-alanyl-D-alanine endopeptidase, whose product is MEPQTDPGYIHLSGSTPIPVIRVGKVKGESLRTLWAEWAAVHGESGVRIGCCLMDPSGRVWWEQDSEKHFIPASNQKLWTAGTALDRLGPEFRWQTRFSWEEGICWIRGGGDPGFDEAQSAVVAVEMKRAGLKRLSEFRLDCSVNPDPVWAPGWMWDDLGEGFAAPVSAFVSEGNRIRFSAHPGPKGPVWTWKPEGAQIGLDADVCWDSTRPTDVKVRRKRDTNHFFLQGTLSKDEPHVEGAVASGPHFFVEGLTRMCRKAGIQVDRDPRIRFEPYRQVTNEWIQSSYPLTAFLSRVNGDSDNLTAEILLRTVGRDHNGVFSHARGLETLSNHWRELGVEPPARQTDGSGLSPYNAVTPRALASWMRRRLDLPHRKEWMDSLARWGISGTLERRPPLSAPMAVAAKTGSLTGVRSLTGYLLRDGGAVVAIFSLLINGLLEDEHGERLQDQFVEWLCREHAGV